A single Flavobacterium sp. 1 DNA region contains:
- a CDS encoding DUF2147 domain-containing protein, translating to MKKSVLFGLVMCFLMIFNVQGQTVLGKWKTIDDETGQAKSIVEIYEKSGKIYGKIIDIINPKKRKDLCVKCSDEDKNAPILGLIIIKGLVKDGDEYNGGKILDPLKGEQYKCFITLDEKDKLKVRGFIGVSLFGRTQYWYRVK from the coding sequence ATGAAAAAAAGTGTCCTATTTGGTTTGGTTATGTGTTTTTTGATGATTTTTAATGTTCAGGGACAGACGGTTTTAGGGAAATGGAAAACCATTGATGACGAGACAGGTCAGGCCAAATCAATTGTTGAAATTTATGAAAAATCAGGAAAAATTTACGGGAAAATTATTGACATAATAAATCCGAAAAAGAGAAAAGATCTTTGTGTAAAATGTTCGGATGAGGATAAAAATGCTCCAATTTTAGGATTAATAATTATTAAAGGTCTTGTGAAAGATGGTGATGAATATAATGGTGGAAAAATTTTGGATCCTTTAAAAGGGGAACAGTATAAATGTTTCATTACACTTGATGAAAAAGATAAACTAAAAGTTAGAGGCTTTATTGGTGTTTCTTTATTTGGAAGAACTCAATATTGGTATCGAGTGAAATAA